Proteins encoded together in one Flavobacteriales bacterium window:
- a CDS encoding aromatic amino acid lyase: MDIRPRTVRDLDLEAFVAITMGEGTLRPSPDDLDAADRSYAFLQEFARDKVIYGINTGFGPLVQYHIPEADSERLQYNLLRSHASGMGAPLPDVAVRACMLSRAITFLLGYSGVSRAVIDQLLTYLERGIHPTIPQHGGVGASGDLVQQAHIGLGLIGEGTGTYKGLRRPMADILKEAGVTPLKLSMRDGLAIVNGTACMSGLGAINVHHARRLVDRAIAMGALISEVVGAYDDHLSDVLNGAKRHTGQNVVAAGLRGRLEGAAWTKKREEHLYKQRDRSNGSMFDHKVQEHYSIRCIPQVLGPIHDTVEQSARAVHDELLSVDDNPVVDHRTASVYHGGNFHGDQVALAMDQLKLAVAKLCMLTERQLNFLLNDKVNGLFPPFLVMGRPGIDYGLQGIQFTAVSTTAECQALSTSLYVHSIPNNNDNQDIVSMGTNAAWMAARVIDNTAQVMAIQCLALAQAVDIAGVKDTLAPANRAFYEEIRAVAGPVITDAPSTAILHDLRSRLLINDLFPG, encoded by the coding sequence GTGGACATCCGCCCCCGCACCGTGCGTGACCTGGACCTCGAGGCCTTCGTCGCCATCACGATGGGTGAGGGCACGCTCCGGCCCTCGCCGGATGACCTGGACGCCGCTGACCGTTCCTACGCCTTTCTGCAGGAGTTCGCCCGGGACAAGGTGATCTACGGCATCAACACCGGCTTCGGCCCGCTGGTGCAGTACCACATCCCCGAGGCGGACAGCGAGCGGCTGCAGTACAACCTGCTGCGGAGCCATGCCTCGGGCATGGGCGCCCCCCTGCCCGATGTGGCGGTGCGGGCCTGCATGCTGAGCCGGGCGATCACCTTTCTGCTGGGCTATTCGGGCGTGAGCCGGGCCGTGATCGACCAGCTGCTCACGTATCTGGAACGGGGCATCCACCCCACCATCCCGCAGCACGGCGGTGTGGGGGCCAGCGGCGACCTGGTGCAGCAGGCCCATATCGGCCTGGGCTTGATCGGCGAGGGCACCGGCACCTACAAGGGCCTGCGCCGACCGATGGCCGACATCCTCAAGGAAGCGGGCGTCACACCGCTGAAGCTGAGCATGCGCGACGGCCTGGCCATCGTGAACGGCACGGCCTGCATGAGCGGTCTCGGCGCGATCAACGTGCATCATGCGCGCCGGCTGGTGGACCGCGCCATCGCCATGGGCGCGCTGATCAGCGAGGTGGTGGGCGCCTACGACGACCACTTGAGCGACGTGCTCAACGGCGCCAAGCGGCACACCGGCCAGAACGTCGTGGCCGCCGGGCTGCGTGGCAGGCTGGAAGGCGCCGCGTGGACCAAGAAGCGCGAGGAGCACCTCTACAAGCAGCGCGACCGGTCGAACGGCAGCATGTTCGACCACAAGGTGCAGGAGCATTACAGCATCCGGTGCATCCCGCAGGTGCTCGGGCCCATCCACGACACCGTGGAGCAGAGCGCCCGCGCGGTCCATGACGAGCTCCTGAGCGTGGACGACAACCCGGTGGTGGACCACCGCACCGCCAGCGTATACCACGGGGGCAACTTCCACGGCGACCAGGTGGCGCTGGCCATGGACCAGTTGAAGCTGGCGGTGGCCAAGCTGTGCATGCTCACCGAGCGACAGCTGAACTTCCTGCTGAACGACAAGGTGAACGGCCTGTTCCCGCCGTTCCTGGTGATGGGCCGGCCCGGCATCGACTACGGGCTGCAGGGCATCCAGTTCACCGCCGTGAGCACCACGGCCGAGTGCCAGGCGCTCAGTACGTCGCTGTACGTGCATTCCATCCCCAACAACAACGACAACCAGGACATCGTGAGCATGGGCACCAACGCGGCCTGGATGGCGGCGCGGGTGATCGACAACACGGCGCAGGTGATGGCCATTCAATGCCTGGCCCTGGCCCAGGCGGTGGACATCGCGGGGGTGAAGGACACCCTGGCCCCCGCCAACCGGGCCTTCTATGAGGAGATCCGCGCGGTGGCCGGGCCGGTGATCACCGATGCGCCCAGCACGGCCATCCTGCACGACCTGCGCTCGCGCCTGCTGATCAACGACCTGTTCC